One genomic window of Mustela nigripes isolate SB6536 chromosome 15, MUSNIG.SB6536, whole genome shotgun sequence includes the following:
- the LOC132002945 gene encoding LOW QUALITY PROTEIN: N6-adenosine-methyltransferase catalytic subunit-like (The sequence of the model RefSeq protein was modified relative to this genomic sequence to represent the inferred CDS: inserted 1 base in 1 codon) has product MTREDVGHKKQLDSLRERLQRRRKQDSGHLDLRNPEAALSPTFHSDSPLPTAPTSGGPKPSTASAVPELATDPELEKKLLHHLSDLALTLPTDAVSIRLAISTPDAPATQDGVESLLQKFAAQELIEVKRGLLQDDAHPTLVTYADHSKLSAMMGAVAEKKGPGEVTGTITGQKRRAEQNSATVAAFASSLASGLASSASEAAKEPTKKSRKHAASDVDLEXSLLNQESTKEQQSKKVSQEILELLNTTTAKEQSIVEKFRSRGRAQVQEFCDYGTKEECMKASDADQPCRKLHFRRIINKHTDESLGDCSFLNTCFHMDTCKYVHYEIDACMDSEAPGSKDHTPSQELALTQSVGGDSNADRLFPPQWICCDICYLDVSILGKFAVVMADPPWDIHMELPYGTLTDDEMRRLNIPVLQDDGFLFLWVTGRAMELGRESLNLWGYERVDEIIWVKTNQLQRIIRTGCTGHWLNHGKEHCLVGVKGNPQGFNQGLDCNVIIAEVRSTSHKPDEIYGMIERLSPGTRKIELFGRPHNVQPNWITLGNQLDGIHLLDPDVVARFKQRYPDGIISKPKNL; this is encoded by the exons ATGACTAGGGAG GATGTCGGACACAAAAAGCAGCTAGACTCGCTGCGAGAGAGGTTGCAGCGGAGGCGGAAGCAGGACTCCGGGCACTTGGATCTACGAAATCCAGAGGCAGCACTGTCTCCCACCTTCCACAGTGACAGCCCGTTGCCTACTGCACCCACTTCTGGTGGCCCTAAGCCCAGCACAGCTTCAGCAGTTCCTGAGCTAGCTACAGACCCTGAATTAGAGAAGAAATTGCTACACCACCTCTCTGATCTGGCCTTAACATTGCCCACTGATGCTGTGTCCATCCGTCTTGCCATCTCCACGCCAGATGCCCCTGCCACTCAAGATGGGGTAGAAAGCCTCCTACAGAAGTTTGCAGCTCAGGAGCTGATTGAGGTAAAACGAGGTCTCTTACAAGATGACGCACATCCCACTCTTGTGACCTATGCTGATCATTCCAAACTCTCTGCCATGATGGGCGCTGTGGCAGAAAAGAAGGGCCCTGGGGAGGTAACAGGGACTATCACAGGGCAGAAGCGGCGTGCAGAGCAGAACTCAGCCACAGTAGCTGCCTTTGCTAGCTCTTTGGCCTCTGGCCTGGCCTCTTCAGCATCAGAAGCAGCCAAGGAGCCAACCAAGAAATCGAGGAAACATGCTGCCTCGGATGTTGATCTGG ATAGCCTTCTGAACCAAGAGTCTACTAAGGAACAACAGAGCAAGAAGGTCAGTCAGGAGATCCTAGAGCTATTAAACACAACAACAGCCAAGGAACAGTCCATTGTTGAAAAGTTTCGATCACGAGGTCGGGCCCAAGTACAGGAGTTCTGTGACTATGGAACCAAGGAGGAGTGCATGAAAGCCAGTGATGCTGACCAGCCCTGCCGCAAGCTGCACTTCAGACGAATTATCAATAAACACACTGATGAATCATTAGGTGACTGCTCTTTCCTTAACACATGTTTCCACATGGACACCTGCAAATACGTTCACTATGAAATTGATGCTTGCATGGATTCTGAGGCTCCTGGGAGCAAAGACCATACACCTAGCCAAGAGCTTGCTCTTACACAGAGTGTTGGAGGGGACTCCAATGCAGATCGACTCTTCCCTCCTCAGTGGATCTGTTGTGATATCTGCTACTTGGACGTCAGTATCTTGGGCAAGTTTGCAGTTGTGATGGCTGACCCACCCTGGGATATTCACATGGAGCTGCCCTATGGGACCCTGACAGATGATGAGATGCGCAGGCTCAACATACCAGTACTGCAGGATGatggctttctcttcctctgggtcACAGGCAGGGCCATGGAGTTGGGCAGAGAGAGTCTGAACCTCTGGGGTTACGAACGGGTAGATGAAATTATCTGGGTGAAGACAAATCAACTGCAGCGCATCATTCGGACAGGCTGTACAGGTCACTGGTTGAACCATGGGAAGGAACACTGCTTGGTTGGTGTCAAAGGAAATCCCCAAGGCTTCAACCAAGGTCTGGATTGCAATGTGATCATAGCTGAGGTTCGTTCTACCAGTCATAAACCAGATGAAATCTATGGCATGATTGAGAGACTATCCCCTGGCACTCGCAAGATTGAGTTATTTGGACGACCACACAATGTGCAGCCCAACTGGATCACCCTTGGAAACCAACTGGATGGGATTCACCTATTAGACCCAGATGTGGTTGCCCGGTTCAAGCAAAGGTATCCAGATGGTATCATCTCTAAGCCTAAAAATCTATAG
- the AMER2 gene encoding APC membrane recruitment protein 2 isoform X1: MTVAWREPTADESCLSRSVSMETSRSSRGGGGGGGGGEAVSERGGGGGDRASAGVCRRKEEAGAGTLAADMDLHCDCAAETPAAEQPSGKINKAAFKLFKKRKSGGTMPSIFGVKNKGDGKGSGPTGMVRSRTHDGLAEVVVLESSKKEEPRGGGDSGGGGGGGRGGGRPNPGPPRAAGPGVGSLANSSVAKSHSFFSLLKKNGRAENGKGEPADASKAGGKQKRGLKGLFSSMRWHKKDKRAKAEAKGERAGAPGGLILPGSLTASLECVKEETPGPAGEPEKPSRDAPRDPAGELGGGEPEPASADRAHVPDRREAHSPGVPKADSARGEDAAGHRRAEKPRAAPELGAGEVQTAEDASRTGDVPVKTVPLVDSECGSGRAAAVPDPSAVDPPSDPSADRICLMFSDVTSLKSFDSLTGCGDIIADQEDEAGPSCDKHAPGPGKPVLSKKNPGVVAYQGGGEEMASPEELDDTYLQEFWDMLSQTEDQGPGPQEGAAKAAAALETKVVAETSKDARCAEGVKDVSLGKHRRLNRIPIELHPKEEPKPPEKEQQEGIPNSDEGYWDSTTPGPEEDGTGGGKKAGIPRDSYSGDALYDLYADPDGSPAAVPANEETSCLSRLKPVSPVTITCPLRTPGSLLKDSKIPISIKHLANLPSSHPVVHQQPVRSEMPRTKIPVSKVLVRRVSNRGLAGTTLRAAACHDSAKKL; encoded by the coding sequence ATGACAGTAGCCTGGCGCGAGCCCACGGCTGACGAAAGCTGCTTATCCCGCTCGGTTTCCATGGAGACGAGCAGGAgcagccgcggcggcggcggcggcggcggcggcggcgaggctGTCAGcgagcgcggcggcggcggcggcgatcGCGCGTCCGCGGGGGTctgcaggaggaaggaggaggccgGGGCCGGGACCCTCGCGGCAGACATGGACTTGCATTGTGATTGTGCTGCGGAAACGCCGGCCGCCGAGCAGCCGTCGGGGAAGATTAATAAAGCTGCTTTCAAATTATTCAAGAAGAGGAAATCGGGTGGCACCATGCCCAGCATTTTTGGGGTCAAAAACAAAGGGGATGGGAAAGGCTCGGGTCCGACGGGCATGGTGAGGAGCCGGACCCACGACGGCTTAGCCGAGGTGGTGGTGCTGGAGAGCAGCAAGAAGGAGGAGCCGCGCGGCGGGGGCGAcagcgggggcggcggcgggggtggCCGCGGCGGCGGGCGGCCCAACCCGGGTCCCCCCAGGGCGGCCGGGCCGGGCGTGGGCTCCCTGGCCAACAGCTCGGTGGCGAAGTCGCACAGCTTCTTCTCCCTGCTGAAGAAGAACGGGCGAGCGGAGAACGGCAAGGGCGAGCCGGCGGACGCGAGCAAGGCTGGCGGCAAACAAAAGAGAGGGCTGAAGGGGCTCTTCAGCAGCATGCGCTGGCACAAGAAGGACAAGCGGGCCAAGGCGGAGGCGAAGGGCGAGCGCGCGGGGGCCCCGGGCGGCCTCATCCTGCCGGGCTCGCTCACCGCCAGCCTGGAGTGCGTCAAGGAGGAGACGCCCGGACCCGCCGGCGAGCCGGAGAAGCCCAGCAGGGACGCGCCGCGAGACCCAGCAGGTGAGCTCGGAGGGGGAGAGCCGGAGCCGGCCTCCGCCGATCGCGCCCACGTGCCGGACCGCCGAGAGGCCCACAGCCCCGGGGTCCCTAAGGCCGACAGCGCCCGGGGAGAGGACGCCGCGGGGCATCGGCGCGCCGAGAAGCCCCGGGCAGCCCCCGAGCTGGGCGCTGGGGAGGTGCAGACGGCCGAGGATGCCTCCAGGACAGGTGACGTTCCGGTAAAGACCGTCCCCCTTGTCGACTCGGAATGCGGCAGCGGCCGCGCGGCGGCCGTCCCTGACCCTTCCGCTGTTGATCCACCCTCAGACCCATCGGCTGATCGTATTTGTTTGATGTTTTCTGACGTGACTTCACTGAAAAGCTTTGACTCTCTTACAGGCTGTGGAGATATTATTGCAGACCAAGAGGACGAGGCAGGTCCCAGCTGTGACAAGCATGCCCCCGGGCCAGGCAAGCCAGTTCTCTCTAAAAAGAACCCCGGCGTGGTGGCCTAccaaggaggaggggaggagatggcGAGCCCGGAGGAGCTGGACGACACCTATCTGCAGGAGTTCTGGGACATGCTCTCCCAGACTGAGGACCAAGGACCAGGGCCCCAAGAGGGAGCGGCCAAGGCGGCAGCAGCCCTGGAAACCAAGGTGGTGGCCGAGACGTCCAAAGACGCCAGGTGTGCGGAAGGGGTCAAGGACGTGTCCTTGGGCAAGCACAGGAGGCTCAACCGGATTCCCATCGAGCTCCATCCCAAGGAGGAGCCTAAACCGCCcgagaaggagcagcaggaaggCATCCCCAATAGTGACGAGGGCTACTGGGACTCCACCACTCCGGGGCCGGAGGAAGACGGCACCGGCGGCGGCAAAAAGGCGGGCATCCCCCGGGATAGCTACAGCGGGGACGCGCTCTACGATCTCTACGCGGATCCGGATGGAAGCCCGGCCGCAGTTCCCGCCAACGAGGAGACGTCCTGCTTGTCGCGGTTAAAGCCCGTGTCTCCAGTCACCATCACCTGTCCACTGCGAACACCAGGCAGTTTGCTGAAGGACTCTAAAATCCCTATCAGCATCAAGCACCTCGCGAACCTTCCATCCAGCCATCCCGTAGTGCACCAGCAACCAGTCAGGAGTGAGATGCCCAGAACAAAAATCCCAGTTTCCAAAGTGCTGGTCCGCAGGGTCAGCAACCGGGGTTTGGCCGGGACCACCCTCCGGGCAGCGGCGTGCCATGACAGTGCCAAAAAGTTGTGA
- the AMER2 gene encoding APC membrane recruitment protein 2 isoform X2 → MTVAWREPTADESCLSRSVSMETSRSSRGGGGGGGGGEAVSERGGGGGDRASAGVCRRKEEAGAGTLAADMDLHCDCAAETPAAEQPSGKINKAAFKLFKKRKSGGTMPSIFGVKNKGDGKGSGPTGMVRSRTHDGLAEVVVLESSKKEEPRGGGDSGGGGGGGRGGGRPNPGPPRAAGPGVGSLANSSVAKSHSFFSLLKKNGRAENGKGEPADASKAGGKQKRGLKGLFSSMRWHKKDKRAKAEAKGERAGAPGGLILPGSLTASLECVKEETPGPAGEPEKPSRDAPRDPAGCGDIIADQEDEAGPSCDKHAPGPGKPVLSKKNPGVVAYQGGGEEMASPEELDDTYLQEFWDMLSQTEDQGPGPQEGAAKAAAALETKVVAETSKDARCAEGVKDVSLGKHRRLNRIPIELHPKEEPKPPEKEQQEGIPNSDEGYWDSTTPGPEEDGTGGGKKAGIPRDSYSGDALYDLYADPDGSPAAVPANEETSCLSRLKPVSPVTITCPLRTPGSLLKDSKIPISIKHLANLPSSHPVVHQQPVRSEMPRTKIPVSKVLVRRVSNRGLAGTTLRAAACHDSAKKL, encoded by the exons ATGACAGTAGCCTGGCGCGAGCCCACGGCTGACGAAAGCTGCTTATCCCGCTCGGTTTCCATGGAGACGAGCAGGAgcagccgcggcggcggcggcggcggcggcggcggcgaggctGTCAGcgagcgcggcggcggcggcggcgatcGCGCGTCCGCGGGGGTctgcaggaggaaggaggaggccgGGGCCGGGACCCTCGCGGCAGACATGGACTTGCATTGTGATTGTGCTGCGGAAACGCCGGCCGCCGAGCAGCCGTCGGGGAAGATTAATAAAGCTGCTTTCAAATTATTCAAGAAGAGGAAATCGGGTGGCACCATGCCCAGCATTTTTGGGGTCAAAAACAAAGGGGATGGGAAAGGCTCGGGTCCGACGGGCATGGTGAGGAGCCGGACCCACGACGGCTTAGCCGAGGTGGTGGTGCTGGAGAGCAGCAAGAAGGAGGAGCCGCGCGGCGGGGGCGAcagcgggggcggcggcgggggtggCCGCGGCGGCGGGCGGCCCAACCCGGGTCCCCCCAGGGCGGCCGGGCCGGGCGTGGGCTCCCTGGCCAACAGCTCGGTGGCGAAGTCGCACAGCTTCTTCTCCCTGCTGAAGAAGAACGGGCGAGCGGAGAACGGCAAGGGCGAGCCGGCGGACGCGAGCAAGGCTGGCGGCAAACAAAAGAGAGGGCTGAAGGGGCTCTTCAGCAGCATGCGCTGGCACAAGAAGGACAAGCGGGCCAAGGCGGAGGCGAAGGGCGAGCGCGCGGGGGCCCCGGGCGGCCTCATCCTGCCGGGCTCGCTCACCGCCAGCCTGGAGTGCGTCAAGGAGGAGACGCCCGGACCCGCCGGCGAGCCGGAGAAGCCCAGCAGGGACGCGCCGCGAGACCCAGCAG GCTGTGGAGATATTATTGCAGACCAAGAGGACGAGGCAGGTCCCAGCTGTGACAAGCATGCCCCCGGGCCAGGCAAGCCAGTTCTCTCTAAAAAGAACCCCGGCGTGGTGGCCTAccaaggaggaggggaggagatggcGAGCCCGGAGGAGCTGGACGACACCTATCTGCAGGAGTTCTGGGACATGCTCTCCCAGACTGAGGACCAAGGACCAGGGCCCCAAGAGGGAGCGGCCAAGGCGGCAGCAGCCCTGGAAACCAAGGTGGTGGCCGAGACGTCCAAAGACGCCAGGTGTGCGGAAGGGGTCAAGGACGTGTCCTTGGGCAAGCACAGGAGGCTCAACCGGATTCCCATCGAGCTCCATCCCAAGGAGGAGCCTAAACCGCCcgagaaggagcagcaggaaggCATCCCCAATAGTGACGAGGGCTACTGGGACTCCACCACTCCGGGGCCGGAGGAAGACGGCACCGGCGGCGGCAAAAAGGCGGGCATCCCCCGGGATAGCTACAGCGGGGACGCGCTCTACGATCTCTACGCGGATCCGGATGGAAGCCCGGCCGCAGTTCCCGCCAACGAGGAGACGTCCTGCTTGTCGCGGTTAAAGCCCGTGTCTCCAGTCACCATCACCTGTCCACTGCGAACACCAGGCAGTTTGCTGAAGGACTCTAAAATCCCTATCAGCATCAAGCACCTCGCGAACCTTCCATCCAGCCATCCCGTAGTGCACCAGCAACCAGTCAGGAGTGAGATGCCCAGAACAAAAATCCCAGTTTCCAAAGTGCTGGTCCGCAGGGTCAGCAACCGGGGTTTGGCCGGGACCACCCTCCGGGCAGCGGCGTGCCATGACAGTGCCAAAAAGTTGTGA